The DNA sequence CGACCTGAGTGCCTACCTGTCGCTGCTGGGGCGCTTTGGCAGCGCCACTGGCTATCCGGCCACGGCCGTCTCGGTGACCCAAGCCGCACAGGTCGCCAAGTTCGCCGACAAGGATCTGCTGGTGCTGGCCTCGGGCCAGAACCAGCCGCTGCTCAAGCAATGGGCCGACCACCTGCCCAGCGCCGTGACCGGCGACAAGCAGCGTTTCGAAGTCTCCGACTTGGCCTTGCGCGTGCGTAGCTGGCTCAAGCTCGACGACGACTCGGCGCTGCGCCGTGCGCGCCATTCGGTGGCCTTCAGCGGCGGTGATCCGACCTCTTACCTGACTGGCTTCGAGTCACCCCTGGACAGTGGTCGTAGCGTGGTGTTGCTGGCCGGTGGTGATGGCAGCGGCCTGGGCCAGATCCTCGACGCCATGGCGCGCAAGGATCCCGAAGGCGCCACCATCCAGGGTAGCTTGGTGGCCGTGCATGGCACCGCCATCGATCCGCTGCTGGCCGAGCAACAGTATTTCGTGGGTAGCCTGTCACCGCTGCGCATGGTGCGCTGGTGGTTGTCGCGCCACGTGCTGGGTATGTTCGTGCTCATCGCCGGCGGCATCCTGCTGCTGGGCGGCCTGGCTTACCTGACCCTGCGTGCCAAGGCGAGAAAGCGTCTCAATGGCTGATCTGGTGTTTTCCCGCGCAAGGCGCAAGTGCCTCACTGCGCTGGCGACCGGGGCGGCCGTGGCTGGCTTGCCGGCGTTGCTGCCGGCTGCCGCTAACGCCGCCCAGAGCAAGTGCATCGCAGTGGACTGGCCGGCCTGGCAAAGCTGGGCTGGTGCGCATGTGCAGCCCGATGGCCGGGTGCTGCATTCCAGCCTGCAGCCCAATCACACTACCTCCGAAGGCCAGTCCTACAACATGTTGCTGGCCTTGATCGCCAACGATCCCGAGCGTTTCGACCAGGTCTGGAGCTGGACACGCGACAACATGATGGGCAGCGATCCCGCCAATCGCCTGCCGGCCTGGCTATGGGGGCAGGGTGCCGATGGCAAGTGGCAGGTGCAGGATGCCAATTCGGCCTCCGACGCCGACCTGTGGATCGCCTACGCGCTGCTGGAGGCAGCGCGCCTGTGGCAGCGCCCGCAATACCGCAGCGATGCCCAGGGCCTGCTCGACAGCATCGAAACCAAGCTGGTGGTCAACCTGCCGGGCCTGGGCAAGATGGTGTTGCCGGGACCGCTGGGCTTCAATCAGCGCGACCAGGCCTGGACCCTCAACCCCAGCTACCTGCCCTTGCCGCTGCTGCGTCGCCTGCACAAGGAGCGGCCCAAGGGGCCGTGGCAGCAGATTGCGCAGAACACCGTGCGCATGATCCAGGCCACCAGTCCCAAGGGTTTCGTGGCCGATTGGGTCGGCTACAAGATGACGGCGCCGCAGGCCGGCCAGTTCATGGTCGATCCGGCCAAGGGCGAGCTGGGCAGCTATGACGCCATCCGCGTGTATCTGTGGGCCGGTCTGACCTCGCCCCGCGATCCGCTGGCCGCGCCCTTGCTGGCGGCGCTGGATGGAATGCGTCAGACCATCCTGGCCACTGGCGTGCCGCCCGAAAAGGTGAAGGTCACCACCGGGGTGGTGGAAGGCCAGGCGCCGTTCGGCTTTACCGCCGCGCTGGTTCCCTTCCTGATGGCCAAGGGCGAGAGCGCGCTGGCCGCGCAATGGCAGCGCCGCGCCGCCCAGAGCCTGGAGAGTGGCCTGGCCCAGCCCAGCGCGCAGCCCGAAGTGCTGTACTACAACGTCATGCTGGGCCTGTTCGGATTGGGATGGGCCGAGAAGCGATACCAGTTCCGCGAGGACGGAACACTGAATTTGTCTTGGGAGAAGTCATGCGCACGCGCCGTAACACGTTAGCCATCGGAGTGCTGACCGCGCTGCTCGGCGCTTCGGCTGCGCCAGTGCTGGCCGCCGGTTCGGATATCGAAGCCCAGTTGGTCGAGCAGGGCCAGTACTGGCAGTCGCGCAACAACAACCAGCGCGCCGCCGAAGTCTGGCAAAAAGTGCTGCAACTGGACAAGGCCCAGGTCGATGCGCTCTACGGCATGGGCTTGATCGGCGTGAAGCAGAACAAGCCGCAGCAGGCCAACGATTACCTGGAGCGCCTGCAAGCCATTTCGCCGCAACCCTGGCAGGCGCGTCAACTGATGCAGGACATTGCCCTGGCGCGCCAGGAAAACCAGGCCTTGTTGGCAGAGGCCCGGCGTCTGGTTGACGCCGGCGAGCGCGACCGCGCCACCGAGGTGTTCCGCAAGATGTTCAACGGCCTCACACCCTCTGGCGCCATCGGCCGCGAGTACTACAACAACCTGGCTTTCAACGATGCCAGTTGGCCCGAAGCGCGCAAGGGCATGGAACGCCTGATCCGCGAAAACCCGCAGGACAGCATCCTGTCCCTGTTCTACGCCAAGCAACTGGCGCGCCATGAAGACACGCGGGTGGAGGGTATCCGTCTGCTCGCGCGCTTGAGCAAGCAGGTCGATATTGCCGGTGACGCCGACGAAAGCTGGCGCCTGGCGCTGACCTGGCTGGGCCCGCCGACGCCGGCCCAGTATGGATTGTTTGAGGACTTCCTCAAGAGCCACCCGGACGACAAGGACATCCGCGAACAATTGGCCAAGGGCCGCGCCCAGGTCGCTGGTGCGCAGCAGCCCACGGTGGTCTCGCGCGGTCTACAGGCGCTGGAAAAGGGCGACCTGCAAGAGGCCGAGAAGGCCTTCCAGGAACGCCTGGCCACGCATCCCGACGATACCGATGCCTTGGGTGGCATGGGCGTAATCCGCCAGCAGCAGAACCGCCTGGCCGAAGCCGAGCCGCTGTTGGCACGCGCCGCTGCCAAGGGCAGCAGCGCCTGGAAGAAAGCCCTCGACAGCGTGCGGTACTGGTTGCTGATCCAGCGTGCGCGTGACCTGCAGGCCCGTGGCCAAGGCGCCCAGGCGCAGGATGCGCTGGCCCAGGCATTGCGTCTGGACCCTGGCAATGCCGATGGGTTGGTGGCCATCGCCGACATCCAGGTCAGTGCCGGTCAGTTCGACACCGCCATCGGCCATTACCGCCAGGTGCTGGCCGCGCATCCTGATCACGTGGGGGCCATCCGTGGACTGGTCAACGTCCTGGCGCAGACCGGCAAGGCGGCCGAAGCGCTGCGCCTGCTGGACAAGCTCACGCCCCAGCAGCAAGCCGAATTCGGCGACCAGGGCCGCCTGCGTGCCCTGCGTGCATCTCAGCAGGCCAACCTGGCCGAGCAGCGCGGAGACCTCACCGCCGCCCTGGACGCCATGCGCGAGGCGGTACGCAACGACCCCGACAATGTCTGGACCACCTTCGACCTGGCACGCCTGTACATCAAGGCCGACCAGTCGCGCCAGGCGCGCATCACCATCGACGACTTTACCCGCGCCCATCGCGACAACGTCGATGCGCTGTATGCCAGCGCCTTGCTGTCGGTGGAGATGGAGCAATGGCAGGATGCGCTGGATACCTTGCGCCGCATCCCCGCAGCGCGTCGCACGGCGGCCATGGATGAACTGACCAAGCAGGTGACACTGACCATCCAGGTCAATCACGCCACGGAACTGGTCAAGACCGGTCAGCCCCAGGAAGCCCTGGCCCTGCTGGACCGCGTGCAAGACCAGGCCAGCGGCAATGCCGAACGCACCGGCACCCTGGCCTCGGCCTACGTCGATGCCGGCGACACGCCGCGCGCCATGGCCATGATGCAACCGCTGGTGACGCCACCGGCCACGCCCACCCTGGCTACCCGCCTGCAATATGCCGCCATCCTGCTCAAGGCCGGCGAGGATGCACAGGTCTATAACGTGCTGACTGCATTGCAGAAGCAAACCATGGATGCGGCGACCAAGAAGCGCTATGACGACCTGCGCTTCCTGTACCGCGTGCGCCAGGCTGAACGCCTGCGCCAGGGGGGCGACCTGGCAGCGGCCTACGACACCCTGGCTCCGGCGCTGGTGCAACGCCCCACCGACATCGGCGCCATCTCGGCACTGGCGCGCATGTTCAATGCGGCCGGCGACAATGCGCGCGCACTGGCACTCTACAAGCCGCTGGTGCAGCGCAATCCGCGTGACGCCGCCGTCTTGCTGGGCGCGGCCGATACCGCCGTGCAGGCGCAGGAGAACAGCTATGCCCTCGACCTGCTGGACCAGTTCCGCAAGCTCGACAGCAGCGACCCCACCACGCTGACCGAGGCGGCGCGCATCTACCGCTCGCTGGGCAAGGTAGGCGAAGCCACCACCCTGTTGCGCAAGGCGGTGGCCATCGAAAACCGCGCGCGCCAGCGCAGCCAGCTGGCCCAGGGCAATGGCTTCGATTCCGCCATCAATCCCTTCCGCACCCAGCGTCGTCTGCCCGGCAACGAGGACGTGGCGGCCATTCCGCCGCCGGCCGAAACCCTGCTGCAGCCGGTGGCCATGGCCGCAGCAGGCAGCGCCGAGACGCTGCCTGCGCCGGCTCAGCGGGGCAATGCCCAGCTCCAGCCCGCCGCAACCCCCGGCATTGCCTATGGTCAGCCGCTGGGGCCGGTGTTCAGCACTGCTGCGACGGCTCCCACCGCGTCGGCCACCCCGACCATGCAGGCCGCACCACGTGGCTACGCACAGCAAGCCGCAGCACCGCAGACCGCCTTGCCGGGTGCCGCCAACAATGCCCAGCGCGCCTTGCTGGCGCTGCAAGGTCAGCCCGGTAGCCTGCCGGCTGACAACCTGACCCCGGCCCAGCGCGCCTTGAACGACATCCTGCAGGCGCGCAGTGCCTACGTCACGCAAGGCGTGGTGGTGCGCGGCAACGCCAGCGAGTCGGGCTTGAGCCGCATGAACGACATCGAAGCCCCGCTGGAAGTGAACATGCCGGTCGGCAATGACCGTGTGGCCGTGCGTATCACGCCGGTCTCGCTCGATGCCGGCACCCTGGCCACTGAACCCGCCAGCCGCTTCGGTGGCGGTGGCGCCAGCGCTCAGGGCGTGGGCAAGCAAAGCGCCCATGGTGTGGGTGTGGCGGTGGGCTACGAGCGCCCGGAAGATGGCATGAAGGCCGACATCGGCAGCACGCCCTTCGGCTTCAAGTATCCCAATGTGGTGGGTGGCGTCAGCGTCGAGCAGCCCTTCGCCGGCAGCAGTACCAACCGCTTCGCGGTGGCGCTCTCGCGCCGGGCCGTCAATGACAGCGTCACCTCCTTTGCTGGCAGCACGGACCCGCGCATCGGTCGCTCCTGGGGTGGCGTGACGGCCAATGGCGGACGTGCCGAAATGAGTTCGGACGATGCCCAGACCGGTGTCTATGCCTATGGCGCCCTGCATAGCCTGCAAGGACATAACGTGGAGTCCAACACGCGCATGGAACTGGGCGGCGGGGCCTACCAGTACCTGCAAAACAGCGATGACCAGAAGATGACGGTGGGTGTTTCGACCAATGTCATCAGCTACGCCAACAACCAGAACTTCTACACCTACGGCCAGGGCGGTTACTTCAGTCCGCAGACCTACCTGGGCCTGGGCGTGCCGTTCACCTGGGCCAAGCGCAACGACCGCTTCAGCTTCCAGCTCAAGGGTTCGATGGGGGTGCAGTACTTCCGCCAGGATGGCGCCGATTACTTCCCCACCGACGCCGCCCTGCAAGCCGCCAGCGGCAAGACCTATGCCGCGCAGACCAAGACCGGCCTCGGGTATAGCCTGGAAGGCAGCGGCGAATACCGCTTCGCGCCGCGCCTGTTCCTGGGCGGCTCGCTGCGCCTGAACAATTCGAGCGACTTCCGCGAACTCAATGTCGGCATGTATTTGCGTTACACCCTGGAAGACATGCAGGGCCGTTTCCTGACCTTGCCGGTCAGCCCGTATCGTTCGCCGTATTCGAACTGAACCAATTTACCCAACCGATTTTCATTTATTTATTCGATAGAGAGATTGCCATGGCAGCTGCATCCATTCTCGCTGGTCTGACTATTCTGGTGCTCGGCGAAAGCCATATGAGCTTGGCCGACCACCTCACCGAACCCCTCAACGCCAAGCTGACCCAGATGGGCGCCAAGGTGCATTCCATCGGCGCCTGCGGCGCCAGCGCCGGCGATTGGCTCATCACCAAGAAGGTCGATTGCGGCGCCGAGCAGATCGGCACCGGCAAGATCCAGATCAAGGGCCGCGACGCCACCACCACCCCGATCAACGAACTGATCGCCAAGGACAAGCCCGACCTGGTGGTGCTGGTCATTGGCGACACCATGGCTTCCTACGACAAGCCGGACTTCCCCAAGGCCTGGGCCTGGCAAAACGTCACCAGCCTGACCAAGGCCATTGCT is a window from the Herbaspirillum rubrisubalbicans genome containing:
- the bcsZ gene encoding cellulose synthase complex periplasmic endoglucanase BcsZ — its product is MADLVFSRARRKCLTALATGAAVAGLPALLPAAANAAQSKCIAVDWPAWQSWAGAHVQPDGRVLHSSLQPNHTTSEGQSYNMLLALIANDPERFDQVWSWTRDNMMGSDPANRLPAWLWGQGADGKWQVQDANSASDADLWIAYALLEAARLWQRPQYRSDAQGLLDSIETKLVVNLPGLGKMVLPGPLGFNQRDQAWTLNPSYLPLPLLRRLHKERPKGPWQQIAQNTVRMIQATSPKGFVADWVGYKMTAPQAGQFMVDPAKGELGSYDAIRVYLWAGLTSPRDPLAAPLLAALDGMRQTILATGVPPEKVKVTTGVVEGQAPFGFTAALVPFLMAKGESALAAQWQRRAAQSLESGLAQPSAQPEVLYYNVMLGLFGLGWAEKRYQFREDGTLNLSWEKSCARAVTR
- a CDS encoding SGNH/GDSL hydrolase family protein, with translation MAAASILAGLTILVLGESHMSLADHLTEPLNAKLTQMGAKVHSIGACGASAGDWLITKKVDCGAEQIGTGKIQIKGRDATTTPINELIAKDKPDLVVLVIGDTMASYDKPDFPKAWAWQNVTSLTKAIAATGTKCAWVGPAWGKAGGMYHKNDARTELMSRFLAANVAPCTYIDSLTMSKPGQWVTTDGQHFTVAGYKSWGNAIGDALGKLPADAVSAKGGKK
- a CDS encoding cellulose biosynthesis protein BcsC, with the translated sequence MRTRRNTLAIGVLTALLGASAAPVLAAGSDIEAQLVEQGQYWQSRNNNQRAAEVWQKVLQLDKAQVDALYGMGLIGVKQNKPQQANDYLERLQAISPQPWQARQLMQDIALARQENQALLAEARRLVDAGERDRATEVFRKMFNGLTPSGAIGREYYNNLAFNDASWPEARKGMERLIRENPQDSILSLFYAKQLARHEDTRVEGIRLLARLSKQVDIAGDADESWRLALTWLGPPTPAQYGLFEDFLKSHPDDKDIREQLAKGRAQVAGAQQPTVVSRGLQALEKGDLQEAEKAFQERLATHPDDTDALGGMGVIRQQQNRLAEAEPLLARAAAKGSSAWKKALDSVRYWLLIQRARDLQARGQGAQAQDALAQALRLDPGNADGLVAIADIQVSAGQFDTAIGHYRQVLAAHPDHVGAIRGLVNVLAQTGKAAEALRLLDKLTPQQQAEFGDQGRLRALRASQQANLAEQRGDLTAALDAMREAVRNDPDNVWTTFDLARLYIKADQSRQARITIDDFTRAHRDNVDALYASALLSVEMEQWQDALDTLRRIPAARRTAAMDELTKQVTLTIQVNHATELVKTGQPQEALALLDRVQDQASGNAERTGTLASAYVDAGDTPRAMAMMQPLVTPPATPTLATRLQYAAILLKAGEDAQVYNVLTALQKQTMDAATKKRYDDLRFLYRVRQAERLRQGGDLAAAYDTLAPALVQRPTDIGAISALARMFNAAGDNARALALYKPLVQRNPRDAAVLLGAADTAVQAQENSYALDLLDQFRKLDSSDPTTLTEAARIYRSLGKVGEATTLLRKAVAIENRARQRSQLAQGNGFDSAINPFRTQRRLPGNEDVAAIPPPAETLLQPVAMAAAGSAETLPAPAQRGNAQLQPAATPGIAYGQPLGPVFSTAATAPTASATPTMQAAPRGYAQQAAAPQTALPGAANNAQRALLALQGQPGSLPADNLTPAQRALNDILQARSAYVTQGVVVRGNASESGLSRMNDIEAPLEVNMPVGNDRVAVRITPVSLDAGTLATEPASRFGGGGASAQGVGKQSAHGVGVAVGYERPEDGMKADIGSTPFGFKYPNVVGGVSVEQPFAGSSTNRFAVALSRRAVNDSVTSFAGSTDPRIGRSWGGVTANGGRAEMSSDDAQTGVYAYGALHSLQGHNVESNTRMELGGGAYQYLQNSDDQKMTVGVSTNVISYANNQNFYTYGQGGYFSPQTYLGLGVPFTWAKRNDRFSFQLKGSMGVQYFRQDGADYFPTDAALQAASGKTYAAQTKTGLGYSLEGSGEYRFAPRLFLGGSLRLNNSSDFRELNVGMYLRYTLEDMQGRFLTLPVSPYRSPYSN